Proteins from a genomic interval of Pseudomonas silesiensis:
- a CDS encoding MbtH family protein yields the protein MTSVFDREDILFQVVVNHEEQYSIWPDYKAVPAGWRTVGKCGLKKECLAYIEEAWTDMRPLSLRQKMEEQAAVAH from the coding sequence ATGACGTCAGTATTCGACCGCGAGGACATCCTCTTTCAGGTCGTGGTCAACCACGAAGAGCAATACTCGATCTGGCCCGATTACAAGGCCGTGCCTGCCGGCTGGCGCACCGTGGGCAAGTGCGGTCTGAAAAAGGAATGCCTGGCGTACATTGAGGAAGCCTGGACCGACATGCGTCCGCTGAGCCTGCGGCAGAAGATGGAAGAGCAGGCAGCTGTGGCTCACTGA
- the dsbG gene encoding thiol:disulfide interchange protein DsbG has product MPRLRHLLTLALGATLLHLPSVQAAEELPEAIKKIEAKGAKIVGQFDAPDGLRGYAAQYQNRGMALYLTPDGKHVLLGNLYDAEGNDLSSAPLQKLVYAPMAKEVWAKLETSHWIADGKKDAPRIVYMFSDPNCPYCNMFWEQARPWVKAGKVQLRHIMVGIIREDSPGKSAALLAAKDPQKALQDHEGAGKGSSLKALKEVPPAIQAKLAANMQLMEELELSATPAIFYMDDKGELQQQQGAPSPDKLVKILGPK; this is encoded by the coding sequence ATGCCCCGCCTCCGCCACCTGCTGACACTGGCCTTGGGTGCCACCCTGTTGCACCTGCCGTCGGTGCAGGCTGCCGAAGAACTGCCCGAAGCGATCAAAAAGATCGAAGCCAAAGGTGCGAAAATCGTCGGCCAATTCGATGCCCCCGACGGTTTGCGCGGCTATGCGGCGCAGTACCAGAACCGGGGCATGGCACTATACCTGACCCCGGATGGCAAGCATGTCCTGCTGGGCAATCTGTATGACGCCGAGGGTAATGACCTGAGCAGCGCGCCGTTGCAGAAGCTGGTTTATGCACCGATGGCGAAAGAAGTCTGGGCCAAACTGGAAACCAGCCACTGGATCGCTGACGGCAAAAAAGACGCACCGCGGATCGTCTATATGTTCAGCGATCCAAACTGCCCTTACTGCAATATGTTCTGGGAACAGGCGCGGCCGTGGGTGAAGGCCGGCAAGGTGCAGTTGCGCCATATCATGGTCGGCATCATCCGTGAAGACAGCCCGGGCAAATCGGCGGCGCTGCTGGCCGCCAAGGACCCGCAGAAAGCCTTGCAGGACCATGAAGGCGCCGGCAAGGGCAGCTCGCTCAAAGCCTTGAAAGAAGTGCCGCCGGCGATTCAGGCGAAGCTGGCGGCGAACATGCAGTTGATGGAAGAGCTGGAGTTGTCTGCGACACCGGCGATTTTTTATATGGATGACAAGGGAGAGCTGCAACAACAGCAAGGCGCGCCTTCGCCGGACAAATTGGTGAAGATTCTCGGGCCGAAATAA
- a CDS encoding metal ABC transporter substrate-binding protein — protein sequence MSFSLRQLSLALALCGLVHTSFAADGAKPLRVLASLPITYGLGEVLLKGTDISLERAAPANLPGSRQTAYFTGRGAPALAKLASDADAVIGLRSLWADDPLYPISRRSNIRIVEVDAARPVDGALPGIAVQPDNKVDGLNSQPWFSSNNMGRMADVMAADLVRLAPDAKPKIEANLAALKQRLLKFSADNESRLASADNLSVMSLSDHFGYLIGGLNLELIGVDARPDAEWTPEALKALGATLKDNDVAVVLHHRQPSDAVKAVIAEAGSRLVVLSVDAADPVSELEGNVDLVIKGLSGT from the coding sequence ATGTCTTTTTCTCTGCGTCAATTGAGCCTGGCCTTAGCCCTGTGCGGGCTGGTCCATACATCCTTCGCGGCGGACGGCGCCAAACCGTTGCGCGTGCTGGCGTCCTTGCCGATCACTTACGGTCTGGGCGAAGTCTTGCTCAAGGGCACTGACATCAGCCTTGAACGGGCGGCGCCGGCGAACCTGCCTGGCAGCCGTCAGACCGCCTACTTCACTGGACGTGGCGCGCCGGCGCTGGCCAAACTGGCGAGCGATGCCGATGCGGTCATCGGCCTGCGTTCACTGTGGGCGGATGATCCGCTGTACCCGATCTCCCGGCGCAGCAATATCCGTATCGTCGAAGTCGATGCCGCGCGCCCGGTGGACGGCGCCCTGCCCGGCATCGCCGTGCAGCCGGACAACAAGGTCGACGGGTTGAACAGTCAGCCGTGGTTTTCCAGCAACAACATGGGACGGATGGCGGACGTGATGGCCGCGGATCTGGTGCGCCTGGCGCCAGACGCCAAGCCGAAGATCGAGGCCAACCTGGCGGCGCTTAAACAACGCTTGCTCAAATTCAGCGCCGACAACGAATCGCGGCTGGCCAGTGCCGATAACCTCAGTGTGATGAGCTTGAGCGATCACTTCGGCTACCTGATCGGTGGCCTCAACCTGGAGCTGATCGGCGTCGATGCGCGGCCGGATGCCGAGTGGACACCTGAAGCGCTCAAGGCATTGGGCGCTACGCTGAAAGACAATGATGTGGCGGTGGTGTTGCATCATCGGCAGCCTTCGGACGCGGTGAAAGCGGTGATTGCCGAGGCTGGGAGTCGGTTGGTGGTGTTGAGCGTGGATGCGGCGGATCCGGTGTCGGAGCTGGAGGGGAATGTGGACTTGGTGATCAAGGGGTTGAGCGGGACGTAG
- a CDS encoding TlpA disulfide reductase family protein has protein sequence MLTFTLGTFAIALNHLLLISALALATFVGWRVAKRGGENPESALFSLFLLGMLAARVGFVAVYWTHYRDDPWQMIDLRDGGFLAWPGVIVLLLAALYRGWRRPGLRRPLGFGVASGLAFWLLATFSLTIYEQGTRLPEITLRNAAGETVQLADYKGGPLVINLWATWCPPCRREMPVLEDAQQQRPDLTFLFVNQAESMQSVSTYLETQGLSLSNVLFDGGGRLGQAVGSMALPTTLFYSPEGRLLGSHLGELSEASLARALESFDTSNPATSATSSRKPPCPASATC, from the coding sequence ATGCTGACTTTTACCCTCGGTACCTTTGCCATTGCGCTTAATCACCTGCTGCTGATCAGTGCCTTGGCGCTGGCGACCTTTGTCGGCTGGCGGGTGGCCAAGCGCGGTGGCGAGAATCCCGAGTCGGCGCTGTTCAGCTTGTTCCTGCTGGGCATGCTGGCGGCGCGAGTAGGGTTTGTCGCCGTTTACTGGACCCATTATCGGGACGATCCGTGGCAGATGATCGACCTGCGTGACGGCGGTTTCCTCGCCTGGCCAGGCGTGATCGTGCTGCTGCTCGCGGCCTTGTATCGAGGCTGGCGTCGCCCCGGCTTGCGCCGCCCACTGGGATTTGGCGTGGCCAGCGGTCTGGCGTTCTGGCTGCTGGCGACGTTTTCCCTGACGATTTACGAGCAAGGCACTCGCCTGCCGGAAATAACCCTGCGCAATGCCGCCGGTGAAACCGTGCAGCTGGCCGACTACAAGGGCGGCCCGCTGGTGATCAATCTCTGGGCCACCTGGTGCCCGCCGTGTCGCCGGGAAATGCCGGTGCTGGAAGATGCCCAGCAACAGCGCCCGGACCTGACCTTCCTGTTCGTGAACCAGGCCGAAAGCATGCAAAGTGTCAGTACCTATCTGGAAACCCAGGGCCTGAGCCTGTCCAACGTCCTGTTCGATGGTGGCGGCCGATTGGGCCAGGCCGTCGGCTCCATGGCATTGCCGACTACGCTGTTCTATAGCCCTGAAGGTCGCTTGCTGGGCAGCCATCTGGGAGAATTGTCGGAAGCCAGCCTGGCCCGCGCCCTGGAAAGCTTCGACACCTCTAATCCTGCCACATCAGCCACTTCTTCAAGGAAACCGCCATGCCCCGCCTCCGCCACCTGCTGA
- the dsbD gene encoding protein-disulfide reductase DsbD, whose protein sequence is MRQLFLLFALLISGLAQAGANPFETKPDFLPVGQAFILTSERLDSGETQLFWQIANGYYLYQKRLKLDGLTQDQQPVLPAGESHSDEFFGEQQVYRQGLELKIPAGATGQIKVGFQGCADAGLCYPPQTQVVDLGGNAAASAVGEAPDQALASGLQQRALGWSLLVFFGLGLLLAFTPCTLPMLPILAGLIVGSGATPRRGFALASSYVICMALVYAAMGVLAALLGANLQALLQNPWLLGTFATVFVLLALPMFGFFELQLPVAVRDRLENVSRNQRGGSLFGAGVLGAVSGLLVGPCMTAPLAGALLYIAQSGNALHGGLILFAMGIGIGVPLLLLVTVGNRFLPKPGAWMNLLKGVFGFLFLATALLMLRPVLAESLWVGLWGALLLIAAYSAWKQSEGFGRVAHLFGASSLLLGLWGSLLMIGAAGGSDDPFKPLQVYSATNPGSATSPVGHDAFTTIKDPAALQRELDAAQAQGQWVLLDYYADWCVSCKVMEKQVFGKAHVLQALSDVRLLRLDVTADNAASRELLARYKVPGPPSLLWLGADGIERRSQRITGEVDADTFLQRWTTTRDAR, encoded by the coding sequence ATGCGTCAACTGTTTCTCCTTTTTGCGCTCTTGATCTCGGGCTTGGCCCAAGCGGGGGCCAATCCGTTCGAAACCAAACCCGACTTTCTTCCGGTCGGCCAGGCGTTCATTCTCACTTCCGAGCGCCTGGACTCCGGGGAAACCCAACTGTTCTGGCAGATTGCCAACGGTTATTACCTGTACCAGAAGCGTCTGAAATTGGATGGGCTGACTCAGGATCAGCAGCCTGTATTGCCTGCGGGCGAGTCGCACAGCGATGAATTCTTCGGTGAACAGCAGGTCTATCGCCAAGGCCTGGAACTGAAGATCCCGGCAGGCGCCACGGGTCAGATCAAGGTGGGTTTCCAGGGTTGCGCCGATGCCGGCCTGTGTTACCCGCCGCAAACCCAGGTGGTGGATCTGGGTGGAAACGCTGCGGCATCGGCCGTTGGCGAAGCACCTGATCAAGCCTTGGCCAGCGGCCTGCAACAGCGGGCACTGGGCTGGAGCCTGCTGGTGTTCTTCGGCCTGGGGTTGCTGCTGGCCTTCACCCCTTGCACCCTGCCCATGCTGCCGATCCTGGCCGGTTTGATTGTCGGCAGTGGCGCCACGCCCCGACGCGGGTTTGCCCTGGCCAGCAGCTATGTGATCTGCATGGCGCTGGTGTATGCGGCGATGGGTGTGCTGGCGGCGTTGCTTGGCGCCAATCTGCAGGCATTGCTGCAGAACCCTTGGTTGCTGGGTACCTTCGCCACGGTGTTTGTGCTGCTGGCGTTGCCGATGTTCGGCTTCTTCGAGTTGCAATTACCGGTGGCCGTGCGGGATCGCCTGGAGAATGTTTCTCGCAACCAGCGCGGCGGCAGTCTCTTTGGCGCTGGCGTCCTGGGGGCCGTCTCCGGTTTGCTGGTGGGTCCGTGCATGACCGCTCCGCTGGCGGGCGCCCTGCTCTACATCGCGCAAAGCGGCAATGCGTTGCATGGCGGGCTGATACTGTTCGCCATGGGCATCGGCATCGGCGTACCACTGCTGTTGCTGGTGACGGTGGGCAATCGCTTCCTGCCTAAACCCGGCGCGTGGATGAACCTGCTTAAAGGCGTGTTCGGCTTCCTGTTCCTCGCCACTGCGCTGCTGATGCTGCGTCCGGTGCTGGCTGAATCCCTGTGGGTCGGGCTGTGGGGTGCATTGTTGTTGATCGCCGCCTACAGCGCCTGGAAACAGTCCGAAGGGTTCGGGCGAGTCGCTCACCTGTTCGGTGCCAGTTCGCTATTGCTCGGCTTATGGGGCAGCCTGCTGATGATCGGTGCCGCCGGCGGCAGCGATGATCCGTTCAAACCGTTGCAGGTCTACAGCGCAACAAACCCGGGCAGCGCCACAAGCCCTGTCGGTCACGACGCCTTCACCACCATCAAGGACCCCGCCGCCCTGCAACGGGAGCTCGATGCGGCTCAGGCACAAGGGCAATGGGTGCTGCTGGACTACTATGCCGACTGGTGCGTGTCGTGCAAGGTCATGGAAAAACAGGTATTCGGCAAAGCCCATGTGCTGCAAGCCTTGAGCGATGTGCGCTTGCTACGGCTCGATGTCACCGCCGACAATGCCGCCAGCCGCGAACTGCTCGCCCGCTATAAAGTGCCGGGGCCACCGAGCCTGTTGTGGCTCGGTGCCGACGGCATCGAGCGCCGCAGCCAGCGCATCACCGGCGAGGTCGATGCCGACACCTTCCTGCAACGTTGGACCACCACCCGAGACGCCCGTTAA
- a CDS encoding metal ABC transporter permease, which yields MSYEAFRLMVQGWASSGYLPEALAYGFVVNALLAGLLIGPVLGGLGTLVVVKRFAFFSEAVGHAALTGVAIGILLGEPYTGPYGSLFGYCLLFGILLNYLRNRTGLAPDTLIGVFLSVSLALGASLLLILAGKINVHILENVLFGSVLTVNGNDLLVLAIVGSLVMALALPLYNRIMLASFNPQLAAVRGVAVKTLDYLFVILVTLITVAAVKVIGAILVGALLVIPAAAARLLSQSLKGFFWCSVLIATVSTLCGILAPIVFDLPIPSGAAIILVAGIAFALAAIARGVVPSLKGNLG from the coding sequence ATGAGTTACGAAGCCTTTCGCTTGATGGTCCAGGGCTGGGCCTCGTCGGGTTATCTGCCCGAGGCGCTGGCCTATGGATTCGTGGTCAATGCCCTGCTCGCCGGCTTGCTGATCGGCCCGGTGCTGGGCGGCCTGGGCACGCTGGTGGTGGTCAAGCGCTTCGCGTTTTTCTCCGAAGCGGTGGGTCACGCGGCATTGACCGGCGTGGCCATCGGCATCCTGCTCGGTGAACCCTACACCGGACCTTACGGCAGCCTGTTCGGCTACTGCCTGTTATTCGGCATCCTGCTCAACTACCTGCGCAACCGCACCGGCCTGGCGCCGGATACCTTGATCGGCGTTTTCCTCTCGGTTTCGTTGGCGCTAGGGGCCAGTCTGCTGCTGATCCTGGCCGGCAAGATCAACGTGCACATTCTGGAAAACGTCTTGTTCGGCTCGGTGTTGACGGTCAACGGCAACGACCTGCTGGTGCTGGCCATCGTCGGTTCGCTGGTGATGGCGCTGGCCTTGCCGCTGTACAACCGCATCATGCTCGCCAGTTTCAATCCGCAGCTGGCGGCGGTGCGCGGTGTGGCGGTAAAGACCCTGGATTACCTGTTCGTGATTCTGGTGACCCTGATCACCGTGGCGGCCGTTAAGGTCATCGGCGCGATTCTGGTCGGCGCCCTGCTGGTGATTCCGGCGGCGGCTGCGCGGTTGCTGAGCCAGTCGTTGAAAGGCTTCTTCTGGTGCTCGGTACTGATCGCCACGGTCAGCACGTTGTGCGGGATTCTTGCACCGATTGTCTTCGACCTGCCTATCCCGTCCGGCGCCGCGATCATTCTGGTGGCCGGTATCGCCTTCGCCCTGGCCGCCATTGCCCGTGGCGTTGTCCCCAGTCTGAAAGGGAACCTTGGATAA
- a CDS encoding aspartate aminotransferase family protein produces MTVATSLVEDQSARIAPAPIEVLYQFNESPLLARQSRQESNARSYPRRIPLALKRAKGIYVEDVEGRTFIDCLAGAGTLALGHNHPVVIEAIQQVLTDELPLHTLDLTTPVKDRFVQDLFGLLPQALAIEAKIQFCGPTGTDAVEAALKLVRTATGRSTVLSFQGGYHGMSQGALSLMGSLGPKKPLGALLSSGVQFMPYPYDYRCPFGLGGAQGVQVNLNYLENLLNDPEAGVQLPAAVIVEVVQGEGGVIPADLDWLRGLRRITEKAGVALIVDEIQSGFARTGKMFAFEHAGIIPDVVVMSKAIGGSLPLAVVVYRDWLDTWLPGAHAGTFRGNQMAMAAGSAVMRYLTEHGICEHAAAMGERLSEHLRILQRDFPQLGDIRGRGLMLGVELVDPAGAPDAQGHPPIFARLAPLVQRECLKRGLILELGGRHGGVVRFLPPLVITAAEIDRVAEIFGRAMAAAAAGL; encoded by the coding sequence ATGACAGTCGCTACCAGCCTTGTGGAAGATCAGTCGGCCCGGATCGCTCCGGCGCCGATCGAGGTGCTTTATCAGTTCAACGAATCGCCGTTGCTGGCCCGCCAGAGCCGGCAGGAATCGAATGCCCGCAGCTACCCGCGACGCATTCCCCTGGCACTCAAGCGCGCCAAAGGCATCTACGTCGAGGACGTCGAAGGTCGCACGTTCATCGACTGCCTGGCCGGCGCTGGCACGCTGGCGCTGGGGCATAACCACCCGGTAGTGATCGAAGCGATCCAGCAAGTGCTGACCGATGAATTGCCGTTGCACACCCTCGACCTGACCACCCCGGTCAAAGATCGGTTTGTCCAGGATCTGTTCGGCCTGCTGCCGCAAGCCTTGGCCATTGAAGCGAAGATCCAGTTCTGCGGCCCCACCGGTACCGACGCAGTGGAAGCTGCGCTGAAACTGGTGCGCACCGCCACCGGTCGCAGCACCGTACTGTCGTTTCAGGGCGGTTACCACGGCATGAGTCAGGGCGCGCTGAGCCTGATGGGCAGTCTGGGGCCGAAAAAACCCTTGGGCGCCTTGCTGAGCAGCGGCGTGCAGTTCATGCCGTACCCCTACGATTACCGCTGTCCGTTCGGTCTTGGCGGCGCACAAGGGGTGCAGGTCAACCTCAATTACCTGGAAAACCTGCTCAATGACCCGGAAGCCGGCGTGCAATTGCCGGCAGCGGTGATCGTCGAAGTGGTGCAGGGCGAGGGCGGGGTGATCCCGGCCGATCTCGACTGGCTGCGCGGTCTGCGACGGATTACCGAAAAGGCAGGCGTGGCGCTGATCGTCGATGAGATCCAGAGCGGATTTGCCCGCACCGGCAAAATGTTTGCCTTCGAGCATGCCGGGATCATTCCGGATGTGGTGGTGATGTCCAAAGCCATCGGTGGCAGCCTGCCACTGGCGGTGGTGGTCTATCGCGACTGGCTCGACACCTGGCTGCCGGGTGCCCATGCCGGGACGTTCCGCGGCAATCAGATGGCGATGGCGGCTGGCTCCGCGGTGATGCGTTACCTGACCGAACACGGCATCTGCGAGCATGCCGCCGCCATGGGCGAACGCTTGAGCGAACACCTGCGCATCCTGCAGCGGGACTTTCCACAACTGGGTGATATCCGCGGGCGCGGCTTGATGCTTGGTGTGGAACTGGTCGATCCGGCTGGCGCGCCGGATGCCCAGGGGCACCCGCCTATCTTTGCTCGCCTGGCACCGCTGGTGCAGCGCGAATGCCTCAAGCGCGGGCTGATCCTCGAACTGGGTGGTCGCCACGGCGGGGTGGTGCGCTTTTTGCCGCCACTGGTGATTACCGCAGCGGAAATCGATCGGGTCGCCGAGATTTTCGGCCGGGCCATGGCTGCTGCGGCTGCCGGCCTGTAA
- a CDS encoding response regulator, whose protein sequence is MHVLVCEDDELIASGIVAGLSAQGLTVEHVATASAARAMLKVAEFDVMVLDLGLPDEDGLKLLQQLRHHGLEIPVLILTARDSVTDRVDGLQAGADDYLLKPFDLRELAARLHTLLRRVAGRSVNLIEHGALTYDPSSRETMLGGQPVDLSRREQSLLQALLHNRGRVLSTEQLKDSVYGFNDELESNALNVHIHHLRRKLGNGIVETVRGLGYRLGPADGGDQSK, encoded by the coding sequence ATGCACGTACTGGTTTGCGAAGACGATGAGCTGATCGCCAGCGGCATCGTCGCTGGCCTGTCAGCTCAGGGCCTTACCGTGGAGCACGTGGCCACTGCCTCGGCGGCCCGGGCGATGCTCAAGGTCGCCGAATTCGACGTGATGGTGCTCGACCTCGGCCTGCCCGATGAGGATGGACTGAAGCTACTGCAGCAGCTGCGCCATCACGGCCTGGAGATTCCGGTGCTGATCCTCACGGCGCGGGACTCGGTCACCGATCGTGTCGATGGTTTGCAGGCCGGAGCCGACGATTACCTGCTCAAGCCATTCGACCTGCGCGAACTGGCGGCGCGTCTGCACACCCTGTTGCGCCGGGTGGCCGGGCGCAGCGTCAATCTGATCGAGCACGGTGCCCTGACGTACGACCCGAGCAGCCGCGAAACCATGCTCGGCGGTCAGCCGGTGGACCTTTCGCGTCGTGAGCAGTCACTGTTGCAAGCCTTGTTGCATAACCGTGGACGGGTGCTGTCTACCGAACAACTGAAAGACAGCGTCTACGGCTTCAACGACGAACTGGAAAGCAACGCCCTTAACGTTCATATCCATCACCTCCGGCGTAAACTGGGTAACGGTATCGTCGAAACGGTGCGCGGCCTGGGATATCGCCTGGGGCCGGCGGACGGCGGAGATCAATCGAAGTGA
- a CDS encoding GNAT family N-acetyltransferase, whose amino-acid sequence MDASIHICKASVADAGIISRIVERSIRVGCAIDHRNHPQTVATWTHSKTIEHIQPWLSDPRLYLNIALLQDKPVGVAMASISGRIAFCYVQPEWFRRGAGQALVQDLEGWLANQGWCQARLNSTRTGEAFYRHLGYRPCAQSFLVAGLQAIPMHKGLSPPSRKADQRAKSPRP is encoded by the coding sequence ATGGATGCATCGATACACATCTGCAAGGCAAGCGTCGCCGACGCCGGCATCATCAGCCGCATCGTCGAGCGCTCCATCCGCGTCGGTTGCGCGATCGATCATCGCAACCATCCGCAAACCGTTGCCACCTGGACCCATAGCAAGACCATCGAACACATCCAGCCCTGGCTCAGCGACCCGCGGTTATACCTCAATATCGCCCTGCTGCAAGACAAGCCCGTCGGCGTTGCCATGGCCTCGATCAGCGGCAGGATCGCCTTCTGCTATGTACAGCCGGAATGGTTTCGACGGGGGGCCGGGCAAGCGCTGGTACAGGACCTCGAAGGCTGGCTGGCCAATCAGGGCTGGTGCCAGGCGCGACTCAACAGCACCCGCACCGGCGAAGCGTTTTACCGACATCTCGGCTACCGGCCTTGCGCCCAATCGTTCCTGGTCGCGGGCCTGCAAGCGATTCCCATGCACAAAGGCTTGTCGCCCCCTTCACGCAAAGCTGATCAGAGGGCTAAATCCCCGCGACCCTGA
- a CDS encoding alpha/beta fold hydrolase, with protein MPFVTIDGQPLHYIDQGTGPAVLLAGSYLWDQAMWAPQIAALTQQYRVIAPDLWGHGQSGPLPQTTTSLDDIARQGLALLDHLDIECVTLVGLSVGGMWGARLALSAHGRINGLVLMDTYLGEEPEPTRDYYFSLLKQIEDAGVITPQLLDIIVPIFFHPDIDQKSALYQDFRASLAALPADRLLQSIVPMGRITFGRADLLPRLHELNADTTLLMCGDQDQPRPPAETREMAELIGCPYVLVPEAGHISNLENARFVTEALLEFLAQRN; from the coding sequence ATGCCCTTCGTAACCATAGACGGACAACCGCTGCACTACATCGATCAAGGCACGGGCCCGGCAGTGCTGCTGGCCGGAAGCTATCTCTGGGACCAGGCCATGTGGGCGCCGCAGATTGCCGCCCTGACGCAACAATACAGGGTGATCGCCCCGGACCTGTGGGGTCATGGCCAATCCGGGCCACTACCGCAAACAACCACTTCACTGGATGACATCGCTCGCCAGGGATTGGCCTTGCTCGATCATCTGGACATCGAATGCGTCACCCTGGTGGGGCTTTCGGTCGGTGGCATGTGGGGCGCGCGCCTGGCTTTATCGGCGCACGGGCGAATCAACGGCCTGGTCCTGATGGACACTTATCTCGGTGAAGAGCCCGAGCCGACCCGCGATTATTATTTCTCTTTGTTAAAGCAGATCGAAGATGCCGGCGTGATAACGCCACAGCTGCTGGATATCATTGTGCCGATCTTCTTCCATCCCGATATCGACCAGAAGTCGGCGCTTTATCAGGATTTCCGTGCGTCGTTGGCGGCGCTGCCAGCGGATCGTCTGCTCCAAAGCATCGTGCCGATGGGGCGGATCACGTTTGGCCGGGCTGATCTGCTACCGCGCCTGCACGAGCTGAACGCTGACACTACGCTGCTGATGTGCGGGGACCAGGATCAACCACGGCCACCGGCGGAAACCCGGGAAATGGCCGAGTTGATCGGTTGCCCCTATGTACTGGTGCCGGAGGCGGGGCATATCTCGAATCTGGAGAATGCGCGGTTCGTGACCGAGGCATTGCTGGAGTTTCTGGCCCAGAGAAATTAG
- a CDS encoding ATP-binding protein produces MMSLRLRLSLTLGAAFALIWALAAAWMLSDLRNQMMFSLDQRLVASARMVAGLMEQLPALPSKGEGTHFSAEQLNIPGGMACQVSSLRGEILARSHTDPQQTLEAEKMGFHDQMIDGAPWRSFTLARGDLRITTADRQIEREALNMSILLAASVPVGVALLGCLCLLWLGIGQGLAPLNRMRDALKRRSADSLEPLQIQPLPSELQPLLDTQNQLLQRIGKTIERERRLTGDAAHELRSPLTAIKTHLQVARMTEGAARDQSLARAEEGADRLHRTLEQLLLLARVEGSLSFDDGAQCSAEQVAELAIQDAASGDRQRIRFKVPPKISHAPVQMPAVLSIAALRNLLDNALRHTPGDGPVELSLETADNHVQFVVRDHGPGIADEDLQHLTQRFWRNGQSTGCGLGLAIVQAIVQRCGCTLRFDSRPDGLRVELTMPLQPV; encoded by the coding sequence GTGATGAGCCTGCGTTTGCGCCTGAGCCTCACGCTGGGCGCCGCTTTTGCGCTGATCTGGGCCCTGGCGGCGGCCTGGATGCTCAGCGACCTGCGCAATCAAATGATGTTTTCCCTCGACCAGCGGCTGGTGGCTTCGGCGCGCATGGTCGCCGGTCTGATGGAGCAATTGCCGGCGTTGCCGAGCAAGGGCGAGGGCACCCATTTCAGCGCCGAACAACTGAATATCCCCGGCGGCATGGCGTGTCAGGTCAGCTCGTTGCGCGGTGAAATCCTCGCCCGCAGCCACACCGACCCGCAACAAACCCTGGAAGCCGAGAAGATGGGCTTCCACGATCAGATGATCGACGGCGCGCCGTGGCGCAGTTTTACCCTGGCCCGCGGCGATCTGCGCATCACCACGGCCGATCGGCAGATCGAGCGCGAAGCCCTGAACATGTCGATCCTGCTGGCCGCCTCGGTGCCGGTCGGCGTGGCGTTGCTGGGCTGCCTGTGCCTGTTATGGCTGGGAATCGGTCAGGGACTGGCGCCGCTCAATCGCATGCGCGATGCCTTGAAAAGGCGCAGCGCCGATTCCCTGGAGCCTTTGCAGATCCAGCCGTTGCCCAGTGAACTGCAGCCCTTGCTCGATACCCAGAATCAGCTGTTGCAACGGATCGGCAAGACCATCGAGCGCGAGCGCCGCCTGACCGGTGACGCGGCCCACGAGTTGCGCAGCCCGCTGACAGCGATCAAGACCCACCTGCAAGTGGCGCGCATGACCGAAGGCGCGGCCCGGGATCAGTCCCTGGCCCGGGCCGAAGAGGGTGCCGATCGCCTGCACCGGACCCTTGAGCAGTTACTGCTGCTGGCGCGGGTCGAGGGCAGTCTGTCGTTCGACGATGGTGCGCAGTGCAGCGCTGAGCAAGTGGCGGAACTGGCCATTCAGGACGCCGCCAGCGGTGACCGCCAGCGAATCAGATTCAAGGTGCCGCCGAAGATCTCGCACGCCCCGGTGCAAATGCCGGCCGTGTTGTCCATCGCGGCGCTGCGCAACCTGCTGGACAATGCCCTGCGTCATACCCCCGGTGACGGTCCCGTGGAGCTGAGTCTGGAAACCGCCGACAACCACGTGCAGTTTGTGGTGCGCGACCATGGCCCTGGTATTGCCGACGAAGATCTGCAACACCTGACCCAACGTTTCTGGCGCAACGGCCAGAGCACCGGCTGCGGCTTGGGGCTTGCGATCGTCCAGGCCATCGTTCAGCGCTGTGGTTGTACCCTGCGTTTCGACAGCCGGCCGGATGGATTGCGGGTCGAATTGACCATGCCGCTGCAACCCGTTTGA